The Clostridium sporogenes genome contains a region encoding:
- a CDS encoding DNA gyrase/topoisomerase IV subunit B, whose translation MEERIDNTKDYDVTKLTSLEKLEPVRVRPGMYIGSTGTKGLHHCIWEILDNAIDEISNGYGDTAEVILNKDKSVTVVDNGRGIPTGIHPIKKKSGVEMVFTELHTGGKFNNSIYKTSGGLHGVGASVVNALSEWTEVEVYQNGKIYKQRFEYAIDKKLNKKMPGTPVTKLKVIQDTDKTGTKVTFKPDKEVFSTIDFKFDVIDERLQELAFQNKGITLKLIDNRKENPEIKEYHSERGLLDFIDYLNESKTPIHNPAVLFEGEKEINNLKMEGEICFQFTDSSTENIASYVNNIPTTEAGTHETGFKTGMTRAFKEGAKKLNLIKEKDKEFDGDDLREGITAIVRIKISNPVFEGQTKTKLGNNEAYTMMNDLAYTKFLEWIEDNKEISTLIINNALAAAARREKIKKINEAEKKKIGKGLAPLAGKIAVCTLRDSNVTEFIVVEGDSAGGSAKQARDRRFQSIMPSKGKIMNTEKQKIENVLGSEELKIFNTAIGTGVLDNYKEQDLKYDKIIILSDADVDGYHIRTLWMTYIYRYMKSLVANGHLYIAMPPLYKVYKKDKKGEKSIYCYNDEELEKAKKQIGKGYLIQRYKGLGEMNPEQLWETTLNPETRTLQRITIEDAAKAEKMVSLLMGDVVEPRKNYLYKYAEF comes from the coding sequence ATGGAGGAAAGAATAGATAACACAAAAGATTATGATGTTACCAAGTTAACCTCTTTGGAAAAATTAGAACCTGTAAGGGTAAGACCTGGAATGTATATAGGATCCACAGGAACCAAGGGGCTTCATCATTGTATTTGGGAGATATTAGACAATGCTATCGATGAAATTTCAAATGGATATGGAGATACTGCAGAGGTTATTTTAAATAAAGATAAAAGTGTTACAGTTGTAGATAATGGAAGAGGAATTCCTACAGGGATACACCCTATAAAAAAGAAATCTGGTGTGGAGATGGTTTTTACAGAACTTCATACAGGAGGAAAGTTTAATAATTCAATATATAAAACTTCTGGAGGACTTCATGGTGTTGGAGCATCAGTAGTTAATGCTTTATCTGAGTGGACAGAGGTTGAAGTTTATCAAAATGGTAAAATATACAAACAAAGATTTGAATATGCAATAGATAAAAAATTAAATAAAAAAATGCCAGGAACTCCTGTAACAAAACTTAAAGTTATACAAGATACAGATAAAACTGGTACAAAAGTTACTTTTAAACCAGATAAAGAAGTGTTCTCAACTATAGATTTTAAATTTGATGTTATAGATGAAAGACTACAAGAGTTAGCTTTTCAAAACAAAGGAATAACGTTAAAACTTATAGACAATAGAAAAGAAAATCCTGAAATAAAAGAATATCATTCTGAAAGAGGACTTTTAGATTTCATAGATTATTTAAATGAAAGTAAGACCCCAATACATAATCCAGCGGTATTATTTGAGGGCGAGAAGGAAATAAATAATTTAAAAATGGAAGGAGAAATATGCTTCCAATTTACAGATTCTTCAACAGAAAATATAGCAAGCTATGTAAATAATATTCCAACTACAGAAGCGGGAACCCATGAAACAGGTTTTAAAACAGGTATGACTAGAGCCTTTAAAGAAGGAGCAAAAAAATTAAATCTTATAAAAGAAAAGGATAAAGAATTTGATGGTGATGATCTTAGAGAAGGGATTACAGCTATAGTTAGAATAAAAATAAGTAATCCTGTATTTGAAGGGCAAACAAAAACTAAGCTTGGCAATAACGAAGCTTATACCATGATGAATGATTTAGCTTATACTAAATTTTTAGAATGGATAGAAGATAATAAAGAAATTTCTACATTGATTATAAATAATGCTTTAGCTGCTGCAGCTAGAAGAGAAAAAATAAAAAAAATAAACGAAGCAGAAAAGAAAAAGATAGGTAAAGGACTAGCGCCATTAGCAGGTAAAATAGCTGTCTGTACTTTAAGAGATTCCAATGTGACAGAATTTATAGTAGTAGAAGGAGATTCTGCGGGAGGTTCTGCCAAACAAGCAAGAGATAGAAGATTTCAGAGCATAATGCCTTCTAAGGGTAAAATAATGAACACAGAAAAACAAAAAATAGAAAATGTATTAGGTAGCGAAGAATTAAAAATATTTAATACAGCTATAGGTACAGGAGTGTTAGATAATTATAAGGAGCAAGATTTAAAATATGATAAAATAATAATATTAAGTGATGCGGATGTAGATGGATATCATATTAGGACCCTATGGATGACTTATATATATAGATATATGAAATCTTTAGTGGCTAATGGGCATCTTTATATAGCTATGCCACCTTTATATAAAGTTTACAAAAAAGATAAAAAAGGTGAAAAATCAATTTACTGTTATAATGATGAAGAATTAGAAAAGGCTAAAAAGCAAATTGGAAAAGGATACTTAATTCAAAGATATAAAGGTTTAGGAGAGATGAATCCAGAACAATTATGGGAAACTACATTAAATCCTGAAACAAGAACTCTTCAAAGAATAACCATAGAAGATGCAGCAAAGGCTGAAAAGATGGTATCTTTACTTATGGGAGACGTAGTAGAACCACGAAAGAATTACTTATATAAATATGCAGAATTCTAG
- a CDS encoding cation:proton antiporter — protein MNPFTGVGIALIVGVLFGKIMNRFKIPAVAGYIIAGLVLGVSGFNLENSVMIEKLSFIGDFALGIIAFNIGSELEVSVIKKLGKPIFIIAFFEAILAFVAVTIITLILGEKIYTALVLGAVASATAPAATVMVLKEMKAKGPLTTTLLGVVAVDDAICLMIYSVASSLAKVFIANKPINAYSIIVPPLAEIFFSLLAGFVLGAILIYILNKCSKDSEIQTLTLGTIIILTGLCIKFNLSSLLASMCLGITVANLSAHNDEVFATIENFASPIITAFFVLAGARLDIKMIPQIGILGVCYLVFRMIGKVSGASLGAKISKAPKTVQKYIGYGLFSQIGVAVGLAIIVSREFKGTGLDTKVLTILLATTIITEIIGPLSTKTAIIKAKEANI, from the coding sequence ATGAATCCATTTACAGGAGTTGGTATTGCTCTTATTGTTGGTGTACTTTTTGGAAAGATAATGAATCGATTCAAAATCCCAGCAGTAGCGGGTTATATCATTGCTGGATTAGTACTTGGAGTGTCGGGTTTTAATCTAGAAAATAGTGTAATGATTGAAAAATTATCTTTTATAGGAGATTTCGCTTTAGGAATTATAGCCTTTAACATAGGTAGTGAGTTAGAAGTATCTGTTATAAAAAAATTAGGCAAGCCTATTTTTATAATTGCATTTTTCGAGGCTATTTTAGCCTTTGTGGCAGTTACTATAATCACATTAATATTAGGTGAAAAAATATATACTGCTTTAGTATTAGGAGCTGTAGCCTCTGCAACTGCTCCAGCGGCTACAGTAATGGTACTTAAAGAAATGAAAGCCAAAGGGCCTTTAACTACTACTTTACTTGGTGTAGTAGCAGTAGATGATGCCATATGTCTTATGATATATTCAGTAGCCTCTTCTTTGGCAAAGGTTTTTATTGCAAATAAACCTATTAATGCCTATTCTATAATAGTTCCACCCCTTGCAGAAATATTCTTTTCTCTTTTGGCAGGCTTTGTTTTAGGCGCAATCTTAATTTATATACTTAATAAATGTTCTAAAGATTCTGAGATCCAAACCTTAACATTAGGTACTATTATAATACTTACAGGACTGTGCATAAAATTCAATTTATCTTCTCTTCTAGCTTCTATGTGTTTAGGTATAACTGTAGCAAACTTATCTGCCCATAATGATGAAGTCTTTGCTACTATAGAAAATTTTGCCTCACCTATTATAACAGCATTTTTTGTCTTAGCTGGTGCTAGATTAGATATAAAAATGATACCTCAAATAGGAATATTAGGTGTATGTTATCTTGTATTTAGAATGATAGGAAAAGTATCTGGTGCCTCTTTAGGTGCTAAAATTTCTAAAGCTCCTAAGACAGTGCAAAAATACATAGGCTATGGTCTATTTTCACAGATAGGTGTAGCTGTAGGATTAGCCATTATAGTAAGTAGAGAATTTAAAGGAACTGGTCTTGACACAAAAGTTTTAACTATACTTTTAGCTACCACAATTATTACAGAAATAATAGGGCCATTATCCACAAAAACTGCTATAATAAAAGCTAAAGAAGCAAATATATAA
- a CDS encoding polysaccharide deacetylase family protein, whose translation MRNSRKNIYSKKRHHDLRNTVTICLLFFSIISTFITGGRLLKVKIQNNMLGKKITNMSSENKNIKNENIKLMSDIDKENETYKEKMKHIKIAYLTFDDGPSKNTKEILKILKENNVRATFFVNGHPGLEDLYKAIAKDGHVIANHTYSHDYRKVYMSPENFEKDIKKLDKYIEETVGQKPSHIIRYPGGSNNTVSHNYGGPGVMKQIIPYMNNLGYMHFDWNVDSTDASAFRQREDKIINSVLTESRGQHKAVILMHDTDPKTTTVQALPEVIKGLKEQGFIFDVITKDTPQISFTK comes from the coding sequence ATGAGAAATTCTAGAAAAAATATTTACAGTAAAAAAAGACATCATGATTTAAGAAATACAGTAACTATATGTTTATTATTCTTTTCAATCATAAGCACTTTTATAACCGGTGGAAGGCTTTTAAAAGTTAAAATTCAAAATAACATGTTAGGAAAAAAAATTACTAATATGTCTTCAGAAAATAAAAATATAAAAAATGAAAATATAAAACTTATGTCTGATATAGATAAAGAAAATGAAACATATAAAGAAAAAATGAAGCATATAAAAATAGCATATTTAACCTTTGACGATGGGCCATCTAAAAATACTAAAGAAATATTAAAAATATTAAAAGAGAATAATGTTAGGGCTACATTTTTTGTTAATGGACATCCAGGTTTAGAAGACTTATATAAAGCTATAGCAAAAGATGGACATGTTATAGCTAATCATACCTATAGTCATGACTATAGAAAAGTTTATATGTCTCCTGAAAATTTTGAAAAAGATATAAAAAAATTAGATAAATATATTGAGGAAACTGTGGGACAGAAACCAAGTCATATTATTAGATATCCCGGTGGTTCTAATAATACAGTAAGCCATAACTATGGTGGACCTGGTGTAATGAAACAAATAATACCTTATATGAATAATTTAGGTTATATGCATTTTGATTGGAATGTGGATTCTACTGATGCCTCAGCTTTTCGTCAAAGAGAAGATAAAATTATAAATTCTGTTTTAACTGAAAGTCGTGGTCAACATAAGGCTGTAATATTAATGCATGATACTGACCCTAAGACTACAACTGTACAGGCCTTACCAGAGGTAATAAAAGGATTAAAAGAACAAGGTTTTATATTTGATGTAATAACTAAAGATACACCACAAATAAGCTTCACAAAATAA
- a CDS encoding DUF5050 domain-containing protein: MEDKFVDLNLKFNEEIDEKSIHSNILVVKDTRGNIVTSHIKVEQKNILNIKIKADEEYIDNEYMLEFKDCIYSKNGNAFKELDNIKFCLNKGKIENNGTRVVKEDNWIYYSGNEKIYTYMDYNPHGEIRKVNLDGSLNIKLCDDFASNIWINGQWVYYVNHKGGNEENCLYRIKKDGSSRERLTNTTIDSLVFSDNYIFYSEYISSSSKDNYKIYRIKKDGSNKIALSNVRGTNLIIQGPFLYYLNIEDNYSIYRIRVDGLDMKKINNYSSRNFMKIQDGWIYYINEELGNNLYRITLDGNYEERLNNDSCINAVMDNRRIYYGKDIDSEKTYLYRINIDGLERKKICEGDCSRAIVLTRDNIYFSGNSKEGIYKIRKEGGELCTITKDNVLGLDIVGHWIYYYKLNLEELSMKLHRINLYLNKKQEVL; encoded by the coding sequence ATGGAAGATAAATTTGTAGATTTGAATTTAAAGTTTAATGAGGAAATAGATGAAAAATCCATACATTCAAATATTTTAGTTGTAAAAGACACTAGGGGAAATATAGTAACATCTCATATAAAAGTAGAACAAAAGAATATACTTAATATAAAGATAAAAGCAGACGAAGAGTATATTGATAACGAATATATGTTGGAATTTAAAGATTGTATATATTCAAAAAATGGAAATGCTTTTAAAGAATTAGATAATATAAAATTTTGTTTAAATAAAGGTAAAATCGAAAATAATGGTACAAGGGTAGTAAAAGAAGATAATTGGATTTATTATAGTGGCAATGAAAAAATTTATACTTACATGGATTATAATCCTCATGGAGAAATAAGAAAAGTTAATCTTGATGGATCTTTAAATATAAAACTTTGTGATGACTTTGCAAGTAATATTTGGATAAATGGGCAGTGGGTGTATTACGTGAATCATAAAGGTGGCAATGAAGAAAATTGTCTTTATAGAATAAAAAAGGATGGAAGTTCAAGAGAAAGGTTAACAAATACTACTATAGATTCTTTAGTCTTTTCAGATAATTATATTTTTTATTCAGAATATATAAGTTCATCTAGTAAGGATAATTATAAAATATATAGAATAAAAAAGGATGGATCTAATAAGATAGCTTTAAGTAATGTAAGAGGCACAAATCTTATAATACAAGGGCCTTTTTTATATTATTTAAATATAGAGGATAATTATTCTATATACAGAATTAGGGTAGACGGATTAGATATGAAGAAAATAAATAATTATTCTAGTAGAAATTTTATGAAAATACAGGATGGATGGATATATTATATTAACGAAGAGCTAGGGAATAATTTATATAGAATAACTTTAGACGGAAATTACGAAGAAAGATTAAATAATGATAGTTGTATAAATGCTGTGATGGACAATAGGCGTATTTATTATGGAAAGGATATAGATAGTGAAAAAACTTATTTATATAGAATAAATATAGATGGATTAGAAAGAAAAAAAATATGTGAAGGAGATTGTTCAAGAGCTATAGTACTTACAAGAGATAACATATATTTTTCAGGAAATAGTAAGGAAGGAATATATAAAATAAGAAAAGAAGGAGGGGAGTTGTGTACTATAACAAAGGATAATGTTCTAGGGTTAGATATAGTAGGGCATTGGATTTATTATTACAAACTTAATTTAGAGGAATTAAGTATGAAACTACATAGAATAAATTTATATCTTAACAAGAAGCAGGAAGTTTTATAA
- the galE gene encoding UDP-glucose 4-epimerase GalE yields the protein MAVLVCGGAGYIGSHAVAGLIEKNEEVVIVDNLVTGHEQAICGGKFYKGDLRDKEFLNKVFVQNKIDEVIHFAAFSLVGESMEEPFKYYNNNVCGTLSLLETMKEHNVHKIVFSSTAATYGEPENIPILEENLTGPTNAYGETKLAVEKMLKWAEIAYNIKYVVLRYFNVAGAHESGNIGEAHKVESHLIPIILQVALGRREKIMIYGDDYNTKDGSCVRDYIHVMDLVEAHIIALEKLRRDNTSATYNLGNGEGFSVKEVIEICRKVTGHIIPSEIAARRSGDPAILIASSEKIMKELGWKPKKASLESIIHSAWNWHKSHPNGY from the coding sequence TTGGCTGTATTAGTGTGTGGAGGAGCAGGATATATAGGAAGCCATGCTGTGGCAGGTTTAATTGAGAAAAATGAAGAAGTAGTTATTGTAGATAATTTAGTTACAGGTCATGAACAAGCCATATGTGGTGGTAAATTTTATAAAGGTGATTTAAGAGATAAAGAATTTTTAAATAAGGTTTTTGTCCAAAATAAAATAGATGAAGTTATTCATTTTGCAGCTTTTTCTTTGGTTGGAGAAAGTATGGAGGAACCTTTTAAATATTATAATAATAATGTATGTGGAACATTAAGCCTATTAGAAACAATGAAAGAACATAATGTACATAAAATAGTATTTTCATCTACAGCAGCAACTTATGGAGAACCAGAAAATATACCCATATTAGAAGAAAATCTTACAGGACCTACTAATGCTTATGGGGAAACTAAACTTGCAGTAGAAAAAATGCTTAAATGGGCAGAAATAGCTTATAATATAAAATATGTTGTATTAAGATATTTTAATGTAGCAGGAGCTCACGAAAGTGGTAATATAGGGGAGGCTCATAAAGTAGAAAGTCATTTGATACCTATAATACTTCAAGTAGCATTAGGACGAAGAGAAAAAATAATGATATATGGAGATGATTATAATACTAAAGATGGCAGTTGTGTAAGAGATTATATTCATGTAATGGATTTAGTAGAAGCTCATATTATAGCACTAGAAAAATTAAGAAGAGACAATACTAGTGCTACATATAATTTAGGTAATGGAGAGGGCTTTAGTGTTAAAGAAGTTATAGAGATATGTAGGAAAGTTACAGGACATATTATACCATCAGAAATAGCTGCAAGAAGATCAGGAGATCCGGCTATACTTATAGCATCATCTGAAAAAATAATGAAAGAACTAGGTTGGAAGCCTAAGAAAGCTTCTTTAGAAAGCATAATTCATAGTGCTTGGAACTGGCACAAATCCCATCCAAATGGATATTAA
- a CDS encoding flavodoxin: MAKVNIIYWSGTGNTEKMAEAIKEGLASAEVKLLSVSDATTKDVEEAEVVVLGCPSMGDEVLEEGEMEPFVDSISNIVKGKKVALFGSYGWGDGQWMRDWEERMESYGAEIKAESLIHQGEPDDSTIEECKAFAQRLV, encoded by the coding sequence ATGGCAAAGGTAAATATAATTTATTGGAGCGGTACTGGTAACACAGAAAAAATGGCCGAAGCTATCAAAGAAGGACTAGCATCAGCAGAAGTAAAATTATTATCTGTATCTGATGCAACTACAAAGGATGTAGAAGAAGCAGAAGTAGTAGTTTTAGGTTGCCCATCTATGGGAGACGAGGTATTAGAAGAAGGAGAAATGGAGCCTTTTGTAGATTCTATAAGCAATATAGTTAAAGGTAAAAAAGTAGCTTTATTTGGATCCTATGGCTGGGGAGATGGTCAATGGATGAGAGATTGGGAAGAAAGAATGGAAAGCTACGGTGCAGAAATAAAAGCTGAAAGTTTAATACATCAAGGGGAACCAGATGATTCAACAATAGAAGAATGCAAAGCTTTTGCACAAAGGTTAGTATAA
- a CDS encoding MATE family efflux transporter, producing the protein MGIDYKLFSKEKVEKALLKFAVPAMISLLVMELYNMVDTFFVGLAIGPKAIGALTIAFPVQRLMSSLGMMIAVGASTAVARSLGKKDYDNLKSVILNAINITIVIMVVLTLIISIFKKDMITGLLGASQSIYPYAEKYISIVVLGGLFQALTLVICYIMTSLGYTNITLKATSVGAILNVIIDYFLVMHLNFGVAGAAIATVVSQTVALVYAIYKLNKVKKKIGLNLKLNFELKLDILKPILAVGFSTFIIEISDAVVAVILNNILSIYGGDKALIIVGVTTKISMFLFITVIGISSAMQPIAAFNYGAKDLVRVKEVVVKTIVAVTGATLILWAVMLIFANPIIGLFLKDTSLLVETVKAFRIIISLFPTIGIYYVSIYYYQSMGKARTSLILSVYRQMIIFIPLLFILVGKFNIMGAWIAYPISDLISAITGVIYVRVALKEKDKAIEAQQYEKERKEKAFKGRSVKVGGL; encoded by the coding sequence ATGGGAATTGACTATAAGTTATTTTCAAAGGAAAAGGTAGAAAAAGCTTTATTAAAATTTGCAGTTCCAGCTATGATTTCTTTATTAGTTATGGAATTATATAATATGGTAGATACATTTTTCGTAGGCTTAGCTATAGGGCCGAAAGCCATAGGAGCATTAACTATAGCCTTTCCAGTACAAAGACTTATGTCTTCATTGGGTATGATGATAGCAGTGGGTGCATCTACTGCCGTAGCCAGAAGTTTAGGGAAAAAAGATTATGATAATTTAAAATCAGTAATATTAAATGCTATAAATATTACTATAGTTATAATGGTAGTTTTAACTCTTATAATTTCAATTTTTAAAAAAGACATGATTACAGGACTATTAGGTGCTAGTCAATCTATTTATCCTTATGCGGAAAAATACATTTCTATAGTAGTACTTGGTGGATTATTTCAAGCCTTAACGTTAGTTATTTGTTATATAATGACATCCTTAGGTTATACAAATATAACATTGAAAGCTACTTCAGTAGGAGCTATATTAAATGTTATAATAGATTATTTCTTAGTTATGCATTTAAACTTTGGAGTAGCAGGAGCAGCTATAGCAACTGTGGTTTCACAAACAGTGGCACTAGTATATGCCATATATAAACTTAATAAGGTTAAAAAGAAAATAGGATTAAATTTAAAATTAAATTTTGAACTTAAATTAGATATATTAAAGCCAATTTTAGCAGTAGGATTTTCAACCTTTATTATAGAAATATCTGATGCAGTTGTGGCGGTAATATTAAACAATATACTTTCTATTTACGGAGGAGATAAGGCTTTGATTATAGTAGGGGTAACTACTAAAATATCAATGTTCTTGTTCATAACAGTTATAGGTATAAGTTCGGCAATGCAACCTATAGCAGCATTTAACTATGGTGCAAAAGATTTAGTTCGTGTAAAAGAAGTAGTTGTAAAGACTATAGTAGCTGTAACAGGAGCTACTTTAATATTATGGGCAGTAATGCTTATATTTGCAAACCCTATAATAGGATTATTTTTAAAGGATACAAGTCTTTTAGTTGAAACTGTAAAAGCTTTTAGAATAATAATATCCCTATTCCCCACTATAGGAATATATTATGTATCCATATATTATTATCAATCTATGGGGAAAGCAAGAACTTCACTTATATTATCTGTATATAGACAAATGATAATATTTATACCATTATTATTTATATTAGTTGGCAAATTTAATATTATGGGAGCTTGGATAGCTTATCCAATTTCAGATTTAATATCAGCTATTACAGGAGTAATATATGTAAGAGTAGCGTTAAAAGAAAAAGATAAGGCTATAGAAGCTCAACAATATGAAAAAGAGAGAAAAGAGAAAGCATTCAAAGGAAGATCTGTAAAAGTAGGTGGTCTTTAA
- a CDS encoding helix-turn-helix domain-containing protein — protein MPREFVEYTNDLPIKVSMQNIKKSPIHWHNAMEIIYVLEGSIKITIETESHRVNKQEIGIINPEEAHSIKSITNNNKVLIFQIDTSFFNKYYDIENMFFYTDFSAPEAQKHEKYDILRKYLSTMLCEIAQKGDNYEDVVEEILVDLLYHLINNFHYLIYDEEELKENEVQFERYDRIIKYIYSNYNNKISIQDIARLEFLSSHYLSNEMKNKVGYSFNDFVNLTRVEEAIKLLLDTDKTISEISEELGFSHTRYFNKHFKKHYKCTPMQYRKKYKVDEETYEKLKLYEKLKLKDAYEYLMHYLEDYPRFNYEGKIIKIHVDLSNDTEELDENWHDIINLGSAKEILKGNHVKLIKEFQKYVECEYAIIQNIFSKDMNVFSTEKDRFFNWYEIRQVFEFIYDLDLKPAILIDSHRYEVEFFLTLFKDFIDYFTDFFGDKEIKKWRFYLKNSLDENKKSLESFLKEYEDIEFINWDLDYKEVNNIYDTAYMVPYILNQYLNKKSNVIFLTTFDEIYGGEYINNELFYGGSGIINRQGIKKPSYYAYYLLSKLGNEVIEKGDGYIITKEDDDIQILVYSHSEELESLISLDDLYKRRGLKETAEKKFSINIAALPYNYKIVTYKIDEGKGSSYNNWLSMGKPKRIDEYERDLLIKSSVPNIKLGFAKKSPIYNIVSKIEGYGAFLFILQRV, from the coding sequence ATGCCAAGAGAATTTGTAGAGTATACAAATGATTTACCTATAAAAGTTTCTATGCAAAATATAAAAAAAAGTCCTATTCATTGGCACAATGCTATGGAAATTATATATGTTCTAGAAGGTAGCATAAAAATAACTATAGAAACAGAAAGTCATAGGGTAAATAAGCAGGAAATAGGAATAATAAATCCAGAGGAAGCTCACAGTATAAAAAGTATAACTAATAACAATAAAGTCCTTATATTTCAAATAGATACTAGTTTTTTTAATAAATATTATGATATAGAGAATATGTTTTTTTATACGGATTTTTCTGCGCCGGAGGCTCAAAAGCATGAAAAGTATGATATATTAAGAAAATATCTTTCTACAATGCTTTGTGAAATAGCTCAAAAGGGTGATAATTATGAAGATGTAGTAGAGGAAATTTTAGTAGATCTTTTATATCATCTTATAAATAATTTTCACTATTTAATATATGATGAAGAGGAATTAAAAGAAAATGAGGTACAGTTTGAAAGATATGATAGAATAATAAAATATATATATTCTAATTATAATAATAAAATAAGTATTCAAGATATAGCTAGATTAGAATTTTTAAGCTCTCATTATTTATCTAATGAAATGAAAAATAAGGTAGGATATAGTTTTAACGATTTTGTAAATTTAACTAGAGTAGAAGAAGCTATAAAATTACTTTTAGATACAGACAAAACCATATCTGAAATATCTGAAGAACTAGGCTTTTCACACACCAGATATTTTAACAAACATTTTAAGAAACATTATAAATGTACTCCAATGCAATATAGAAAAAAGTATAAAGTAGACGAAGAAACCTATGAAAAACTAAAACTTTATGAAAAATTAAAATTAAAGGATGCATATGAGTATTTAATGCATTATTTAGAGGATTATCCGCGATTTAATTATGAAGGTAAAATTATAAAAATTCATGTAGATTTATCCAATGATACAGAAGAGTTAGATGAGAATTGGCATGATATTATTAATTTAGGCAGTGCTAAGGAAATATTAAAAGGTAATCATGTAAAGCTTATAAAAGAATTTCAAAAATATGTAGAATGTGAATATGCAATTATACAGAATATATTTTCAAAGGATATGAATGTTTTTTCAACAGAAAAGGATAGATTTTTTAATTGGTATGAGATAAGACAAGTATTTGAATTTATATATGATTTAGATTTAAAACCCGCTATACTAATAGATTCTCATAGGTATGAAGTAGAATTTTTCTTGACGCTTTTTAAGGATTTTATTGATTATTTCACAGATTTTTTTGGAGATAAAGAGATTAAAAAATGGAGATTTTATTTAAAAAATTCCTTAGATGAAAATAAGAAAAGTTTAGAAAGTTTCTTAAAAGAATATGAGGATATAGAATTTATAAATTGGGATTTAGATTATAAGGAAGTAAATAATATTTATGATACTGCTTACATGGTTCCCTACATATTAAACCAATACTTAAATAAAAAATCAAATGTAATTTTTTTAACTACTTTTGATGAAATATATGGAGGAGAATATATAAATAATGAATTGTTTTATGGTGGTTCTGGAATAATAAATCGCCAAGGAATAAAAAAGCCTTCTTACTATGCTTATTATCTTTTATCTAAATTGGGAAATGAGGTAATAGAAAAGGGAGATGGATATATAATTACTAAAGAAGATGATGATATTCAAATTCTTGTTTATTCCCATAGTGAAGAATTAGAGTCCTTGATTTCTTTAGATGATTTGTATAAAAGAAGAGGTTTAAAAGAGACTGCAGAAAAGAAATTTTCTATAAATATAGCAGCACTACCTTATAATTATAAAATAGTTACTTATAAAATAGATGAAGGAAAAGGATCTTCTTATAATAACTGGTTATCTATGGGGAAGCCTAAGAGGATTGATGAATATGAGAGAGATTTATTAATAAAAAGTTCTGTACCCAATATAAAATTAGGTTTTGCTAAAAAATCTCCTATATATAATATAGTTTCAAAGATAGAAGGATATGGAGCATTTTTATTTATATTGCAAAGAGTATAA